caatgatgtTTGTCCGAGTCTTATATTGTATATTTAAGTCAAATCAATTAGTGCATGTTGATTTAGAGTGAAGATTCATTTCAAATGTAGTTGTTATAAGTCGAAATATGTGTTTTACTTGATTTCTTTTAATTCGAAAGCATGCATGTGTATTTTTCAAAGTTTTCGAGTCTAGTTTCTTGTGAATAATTCGAATTTGGTGTATAAGTTAAGGGTAAATAATCGATGTTGTTGCATGTCATTTTACTCGAAAAAATTGAAAGAAACTTTCAGTTTTAAAAGTATTTGGTTTGAACTATATGATAAATTCGAGTGGTATGGCTTGTATTCATTAGTTTTGGTTCAAATTAGGTTCGGTTCTTAAGTTAAGGTCATGCATGTTGATTTTTAAAGATTGCATGTTATGGTATTGTCTTGGTATTCTAAGTTGTTAATAGGTAAGTGTAAAAGAGGAGTTGCATGTGAGTGTTATGTGTTAAAGATAGTGATGTATACTTGAATATGATCGATTGATCGTTATGATAAGGGTAAGCGTAGTTATAAATACGTCATGCCCGATTTTCGAAAAGAAAGTGAATAGGTTTGTATAAGGAATATATTCGATTTGATTTGGTGTCAGATTATATGAATTCGTGATTACATGTGTGTAAAGTACTGGGATAGTCGGTGATGTAAAGAGTATAAAGGTATATCTTATTATGTGCTACATGTTGTGCATATGTATATAAGATAAGTGTATATTGCAATTAGGGTAGAAGAGTTGACGTTCTAGGAAACATCAGGAAAATTGACTTGGTTTTTAATCAGGGTTTGTTTTGAATTGTAGATTTGGAAAGCGGAgacattcaggctagaaaagggaaagaagtcttaggtggcagtagctcaggTTCCGTAAAACAAGAAAGTTTTAttaggcaagtaactctgccttctatTATGAATTGGTTATAGGGAGATTGTTGATGCTATGCACTGATAGAATAAATAATCTTCGTAAACTTGTTATTGATCCTTGTGATAACCTTGTTATTGATCCTTGTGATAACCCTGCTATTGATCCTTGTGATAAATCCTAATAGTAACCCCTTGCTCCAAGTACTTATACCATGTTCTCGTACTTTGTTAACTTATGATCATTTGACCCTAAGAGAGTCATAATGAACCTTTCATATGTCATACCTTGTTAACCTAGATTCCTTTGATAATCACATGTGCCTTGTTTATGCGTCGTTCTTTGGAACTATCCTGATCACGGCCTTGTTATACCCTGTTTAACGTTTGATCATTTTCCTTAACTTATAAGCCCTGTTTACTTTTAATTTGTTCATTTTTCTTGAATTCTTGAATTGGACCTAAGAATGAATTTCGACTTGAATGAGTCCAAACGATTTCACATATCGGTAAAGTTAAAATGAATTTAGCCaaactttcttgtattccaacATAAAGGTTTTGCAAATGAATTCCTAAAAGATTAGATaaagacgtaagagactagtgggactagtccagtcacatAAGAGACTAGCGGAGCTAGTCCAATTTAAAACTGAAATAATGCCATAGGCACCTTAATGACCGGAAGGTCAGTACGGGCTAATCACCCGTATTATACTTAAAGGATGGATATTCCAAATAAGGGTTCTTTGTTGTTAAGTAATGAAAataaaagttttataaatattgcAAAAAATGTTATGCTTTTCTTTTGATTTGAAGTTGAATATTTTGAATTGAAACTTCCTTAAAATTCTGAGAATCTTGTTTGAGAACCCTGTCACTTTACTTTTATAGTGATGCTCATAGCTTAGAGCGATTTATCTCTCAAAGTGTGAAACTCTCTGAGAACCCTTTCGATTGAGCTTGAGAACCACTGATTCGAACTTGAATCTTAAAAGCTTTGAAACCTTCCTTTGAAACTCTTCCCTAGAAGCTGATAGAATGCTGCCACCTAGTTTACTGAAATAGAATGCCTCAGATGTTGTTGCTTATGTCGATATTTAGAACTGcttatatagttacttgttgagctCCCATGCTCATTTATTTGTATGATCTAACAATGGCAGTTAAGCAGGAAGATGGCCAAACTTAGGTGCACCGCTCGCAAGAGCGTTCCTGGAAGTCTCTATCGTGTCGTGAGATATCATATGCCAGATCAGGTAGATGCCGTGTGAGCAAGCGACAGTAAGTTAGTGGGAAGTGTAATAGTTGAATCAGATACTTTTGGGAATCAGTCGATTCCAAGTCAGAATCGAAAATTTTGGTTTTAATTATATTAAGGgttataataatattattctgattgatagttgtaatcttgtctcacaACTTATCCTGTTTAGATCATGTTAGCTTCAGGGTTTATTATGTTTTTGctgttattatattagtttattgGTGTTATAGGTCCTCATTCCTAAACCCGAGTTTGAGGGCGTCACATTTTTAAATTAAACACTTATTGTTTTCGTAAGAAAACTATTAAACATTATTATTACGTTTTATTCGTCTCTACTCCTTCACATTTATCATTAAATAACTTGTAATTACAAACATCAAATTTAAGTAAAACaacaaaatataataaaattttgacatcaacaatttaaaaattaatctataATTTCTAAAGTTATGAATATCacaataatataaaataaaattggaTATTTTCTTAAGACTTCGACttgaaaaataaaatgatataaattaaaaaaataagtgTAGAGTGTGAGTGTGTATATCATTATAACATAAAAACTAGTATTTGATCTCGATTTAACTTGTAAAACTATAAAATATACTTGaggtttttaaaatgatttcttaaagttatttttgtaaaaatacaatttttatgtttttatttgtAAAACCTAAACTCGAATGTAACAAAAAAAATCacttattttcagaaaatgtaaAAGAAGTTGAACATCATGTACTTTTGGATGTAAACCgtatttttgtttatattttttaaatattgtaaaattgcaaacaaattaaaaaaaagtATTTTAAATGTTGACTAAGTCTCCGTTTAATATTGTTGTTGCACACGGGTATAACAGTTTTTTACTGAAAAAATGTCAGAAATGTGTTTAATAATAGACAACTCGACTTTGTTCCAACTCTGCTACAATTCGGCTCAGCTTGATTGTTGATGAGCAAATTCGTGTTGATCTCGGATTCGACTCGTTTATTAACGAGTCAATCTTAAATACCACTTTCTATTGTTAAACTTTGTTTGTTCAAAAAAATTAAGTTATGCTCGATTATAATAGAACGTGCTCTTCCGCTCTCTTTGTTGGTAGTTTTAACCGTTCGTGTgcaataattttttaaaaaatataaaatggGCCCTTTTCCTATCTggtacaaaattaaaaataatgaaaaacTTGTAATGCCAAGACataatgaatttaaaatttaattgCAATTTTCTTTCTATTTAAGTGATATGAATGGAGGCAAAGGGAAACCAACAACTTCATTTCAACACCTCACCCCCTGAAGCTTCAAACATTAGCTCTTCCTTTTCTTCTATCCCAGTCGACAACTATCGATTTTCCGGCTCATAAAATGTATAAGCTGCAGGTTCCTAGAGCATATCCACAGTCGCCAGTTTGCAACTTGCAACAACTGTGGCCAGTGGGTATGACGATTAGTAGGGGACTAATCCTTCAGGCACCACCACTAATCTCGAAAACGCAACTGCATGTCGTCTCCAGATCAAGAACCAACGTTAAACCAGCCTCTCCCACACCTCTCAAGCTCAAACATTACAATCTTCCTTCGCATGATCTCATGATGCCTGATTTTTACATGCCACTCATACTCTTCTATCCCAATCCACAATTATCCACTCCATTGGCTAGTAAAACCGCGATATTATGTTTACTTAAAAATTCTTTATCAAAAACACTTTCTGAGTACTACCCGTTTGCAGGAAAGCTAAGTTCATCAGGATCCTACGTTGATTGCAATGACGAAGGCATTCATTTTCTTGAGGCCCGGATAGCATGTAAGTTATCTGAAATTTTGGAAAAACCTCCTGTCAAGGATGAAAAAGAAGGTTATGGTCGTCTCTTTCCACCTGGTTCGATATGGCATAATATGTCATGTTCTCGTAATCTTATGGCTGTTCAACTAAACCATTTCACTTGTGGAGGAATAGCAATAGCTGTGAGCCTTTCACACCGTATTGCTGATggtcttactttactttcattcCTAAGTTACTGGTCAAGACTGTCCCGCAACCTTAAAGTTCAAGAGAAACTTGTGCCTCGTAGTCCCTCTTTCATGCACGAGCTGTTGCTACCACAATCAAGTGATGATGATTTAACTGCGACTCAGTTTGCGGCTCCCGAAAAGAACTGGATCACTACCGAGATAGTGTTTCCCAACTCAAAGATAGACAAGCTGAAGGCCGAGCTTGAAATGCAAGACAAACAACAAGgcaacaaaaataaaaattacacACGGAATGAACTTGTGACTGCACTCCTTTACAGATGTGCTGTATTTTCGGCAACTGCATCAAACTCTGGGACCTTTACTAAATCTGTTTTGTTGCAGTGGGTAAACATGCGCCCTGTTATCGATCCTCCACTGCCAAAAACAAGTGTTGGCAATCTCATTGCTTGTAATCATATTCCGACAGATACGATGAATGAGACAAACTTAAGTACATTGGTAGGCAAAATGCGAAAAGGGATGATGCAGCTTAGAGGATCAAAGAGTTTGGACGGAAAAGAATTTATGCCCTTATTGTTCAAATATACAAAAACTAATTACAAGCCTTATACAATTAGCAGCATTTGTAAACTTCCATTTTATGATGAGACGGATTTCGGGTGGGGAAGGCCTGTTAAAGTCGCTGTAGTGGACACACCGTTGGTTAATTCCATTTTTATGATGGATACTCCGAGTAAAGATGGTATAAAGGCCATTGTCAGTTTGGAGAAGCAAGACATGAAATATTTCCTAGCTATCAAAGAGATGCTTGCTTATGCTTCTTTTTAATATACTCGGAGGCTCTTATGTTGAAACTTGtcaacaaaataaaaatatttttactaCTCATCAATAAGAAGGTAGCTTCATTTGGCCGAAACTAAGATTCAAAGTAGTGCCACATGCACAAAATTAGtcaaaaaaaattacaaaataatGCGGTATACCCTAGTTTCAGGATTACCCAAGTTTTCAAGTTATTTGTATTTGGGACAGCACTTCACATTATTTCCGACACGAAATCAAGAATTGGGGAGTCGATCTGGTTGTCACATGTTGTGTGTATATTTAACTGTGTAACCCAAGAAGTTTAGTGAGCCTTATCAGTTGTGAGTGCATGTCTAAGTCTAAATTGTGTGTCCTGTTTTGCACATCTTGGCCCGGTATTAAACATGTAATTTTCCATTAATCAGCATAAATGAGCGTACGGAAGAAGTAAATAAAATTATCTAAGAGAAGCAACTTAGACAAACACAACAAGTTCTTGCATATTATCATCAAAGATGGAGCGGACAGTGTTATAACTTAATAACAAGAGAAAAAAAGGTACATATTTATAACACAGCAATTCCTGCTTAATGAAACATCATAATAGCAGCCGTAGTATTAATGAAAATCCAGTAGATGTATACTTAAGTGACTGGTTACACCATATTAGGGACTTCTATGGTTTCGTTTCGGAAGGACTGAAGATCCCTGGAATACCTGGGATAGATGGGAAGGACGCAGTGGCGGATCCAGGATTTTACAGAGGGGGCttcattaatataaaaaaattaccCAAGTCCATGTCACGGAAGAGGAAGATTAGGCGCACAACAGACTAAGTAGAGTTGTAGatttttttgtaatattttcACTTTACAATAACAAGTCCGTATGTGTTCAACTTAAGAATTAGTAGTTTGGCTGGGTTCAAATATATTAATGGACTAGGCTAATATCTAAAAGGGTGGGCGGTAACAAATTAGATATTCAATATCACGAAATCAATCTTGCACTCAGTTAAAGTAAATCAACAAAGAGCATGCTTAATTAGGTTACAGATTAGCCCCAATTTGAGGAAGAGGTCGCCTCCTATTGATATTTCTCTTAACAATATTTCTCATGCCTCAACCCCATCTCAATCTATTTATACTCCCCTTCTGTAATTACCCTTTTACCCTCTAGTCCCTCCCACTTACTttcctttatttatttatttcccCTGCTTCATTTTCTTTCCTTCTATTTTTGCCTTGAAAATGAACCAAAATGTCACTTTTGAGTAGGGGTGTACACGGATCGGGTTGGGCGGGTTGGGAGAATTTAGCAACCCAACCCAATTAGttcgggttttcaaaatttcaaaccaacccaaaccgtttaaatttgtaacccaaaccaatttgtatacttcggtttggttcggtttggatcggtttgatcggtttattaaatatacaaaattaatataaaaaattataataaaacataaggtttcaaagtttagaacacttgaaaatagttcaaaacaatattacaatcctccatattgaatagtcttaagcatctaattttcgacatcaaaagtactaataatattgcttacgctttaaatattggaatgaatcataaatgcAAAAAATATAACATTAATCAAACATCTATTGTTGTTACGAAATGAACTATGAACACGAAGGTTACAAGTTACATTTAGAGTTAGAGATATATGGATCTATGTAAATGACCTAAACATAATTTTGGATTAATTTATtagcatgtacatatatattttaatcgggttgggttggattggtttaaaattatcgaaaaccatatccaacccaattaaatcgggttgacattttttcaacccaacTATATATCGGGTTGAAAAAAATCGGTTTGGTTCGGCCGAAATAGGGTCGGTTCGGTTTGGATTGGTCGGGTTGACCAAACCGTGTACACCTTTTGAGTGCTAAATAGTTTAAAATGTCACTTTTAAAAATAATGGCCCAAAATGTCACTTCATAACGGTACTTCGTCTTCTGTTTTGTATTTTTAATGCAAAACGGAACTGCGTCTTCCGTTTTGGcacttaaatttttttttttaatttttttataatgtaCAAAACGGTGGTTGAAGTAGCGTTTTGGCTCAAAACGGTACATCATATAGCGTTTTATACCAAACAGAACTTTATCTACCGTTTTGCgcataaaaaaaattcaaaatgcCAAAACGTTAAACGAAATTCCGTTTTAGGTGTTTTACATAAACGGTACACAATGTACCGTTTTAAAGTGACATTTAGGGTCATTTTTAACCCCCAAGTGACATTTAGGGCCACCACCCTTTTTGCCTTTTCTTCTCTGATATGTCCACGTCATCATGGGGCCCTTTTGATTGTTCACATGGGCTTAtaaaaaaatactcaaaatttataTAGAAATCGAGGATATTACGGATTCAGGGGTGGGCTAAGCCCCCGGAGCCCCCATCTACATCCGCCACCGGAAGGAGGGAGTGCCAATTGTTGGTGTTGGCAATTTTATCACACTGTGCACAATGACAAATTGATAAATCATAGCATGAATCATTCAGAATTTAGCAGAATGAATTCTGTCCTCTGTAAGCTAAAACCGAAACAGTAATGTTCCATTAATCAGCATAACTTAACAATGAATTACATATTATCATCACTGATGGAATATACAATGATATACCTTAGTGATAAGAGAACACCAGTTAAATATCTAGAACACAGCATTCCCTGTTTATTGAATCAACATCAAGTAGACCTTATACTTTTAAATTTCGATACATTATATTAGTGACTGGTTACGACATATCAGGGGCGTTCCATGGATTGGTTTCTGAAGGAGGACCGAAGATCCCTGGA
This sequence is a window from Apium graveolens cultivar Ventura chromosome 9, ASM990537v1, whole genome shotgun sequence. Protein-coding genes within it:
- the LOC141683146 gene encoding diaboline synthase-like → MYKLQVPRAYPQSPVCNLQQLWPVGMTISRGLILQAPPLISKTQLHVVSRSRTNVKPASPTPLKLKHYNLPSHDLMMPDFYMPLILFYPNPQLSTPLASKTAILCLLKNSLSKTLSEYYPFAGKLSSSGSYVDCNDEGIHFLEARIACKLSEILEKPPVKDEKEGYGRLFPPGSIWHNMSCSRNLMAVQLNHFTCGGIAIAVSLSHRIADGLTLLSFLSYWSRLSRNLKVQEKLVPRSPSFMHELLLPQSSDDDLTATQFAAPEKNWITTEIVFPNSKIDKLKAELEMQDKQQGNKNKNYTRNELVTALLYRCAVFSATASNSGTFTKSVLLQWVNMRPVIDPPLPKTSVGNLIACNHIPTDTMNETNLSTLVGKMRKGMMQLRGSKSLDGKEFMPLLFKYTKTNYKPYTISSICKLPFYDETDFGWGRPVKVAVVDTPLVNSIFMMDTPSKDGIKAIVSLEKQDMKYFLAIKEMLAYASF